Proteins encoded in a region of the Micropterus dolomieu isolate WLL.071019.BEF.003 ecotype Adirondacks linkage group LG09, ASM2129224v1, whole genome shotgun sequence genome:
- the sdhaf3 gene encoding succinate dehydrogenase assembly factor 3, mitochondrial isoform X2: MAASAHVSKVRSLYKKILVLHRFLPLDLRALGDQYVKDEFRRHKTASTEEVKNFMAEWECPSPPTELQGHRADPGSGVSGEGTQRSQVWGRPIRKETQRLPGRTDRPTVRTPAGIHQTQQTV; this comes from the exons ATGGCGGCATCTGCTCATGTCTCCAAAGTCCGCTCCTTGTACAAGAAGATTCTGGTCCTGCATCGGTTCCTGCCGTTAGATTTAAGAGCCCTCGGTGACCAGTATGTGAAAGACGAGTTCAGAAGGCATAAAACTGCATCAACCGAAGAGGTGAAGAACTTCATGGCAGAGTGGGAG TGCCCCTCTCCCCCCACAGAACTACAAGGACACCGTGCAGACCCAGGTTCTGGAGTCAGCGGGGAAGGGACCCAGCGCAGTCAAGTTTGGGGCCGACCTATCAGAAAGGAAACTCAACGACTTCCAGGAAGAACAGATAGGCCAACTGTACGAACTCCTGCTGGAATCCACCAAACCCAACAGACAGTTTGA
- the sdhaf3 gene encoding succinate dehydrogenase assembly factor 3, mitochondrial isoform X1, translating to MAASAHVSKVRSLYKKILVLHRFLPLDLRALGDQYVKDEFRRHKTASTEEVKNFMAEWENYKDTVQTQVLESAGKGPSAVKFGADLSERKLNDFQEEQIGQLYELLLESTKPNRQFDIQEDSK from the exons ATGGCGGCATCTGCTCATGTCTCCAAAGTCCGCTCCTTGTACAAGAAGATTCTGGTCCTGCATCGGTTCCTGCCGTTAGATTTAAGAGCCCTCGGTGACCAGTATGTGAAAGACGAGTTCAGAAGGCATAAAACTGCATCAACCGAAGAGGTGAAGAACTTCATGGCAGAGTGGGAG AACTACAAGGACACCGTGCAGACCCAGGTTCTGGAGTCAGCGGGGAAGGGACCCAGCGCAGTCAAGTTTGGGGCCGACCTATCAGAAAGGAAACTCAACGACTTCCAGGAAGAACAGATAGGCCAACTGTACGAACTCCTGCTGGAATCCACCAAACCCAACAGACAGTTTGACATCCAGGAAGACAGCAAGTGA